From Thalassococcus sp. S3, one genomic window encodes:
- a CDS encoding DUF924 family protein → MVGPEDVLSFWLDEVGQASWFDQNDELDQKIRNTFVPAWQSAQEGSYSLWLTYPSGALAYIILTDQFPRNMFRGSAKAFATDRPALAAAKSAIDKGWDMRIDEPARQFFYLPLMHSENLCDQERCVRLMCERMPEFGKSNLLHARAHREVIRLFGRFPYRNDALSRAHTAGELAYVNAGGYGQTVQDLQRAV, encoded by the coding sequence ATGGTAGGTCCCGAAGACGTATTAAGCTTCTGGTTGGACGAGGTGGGTCAGGCCAGCTGGTTTGATCAGAACGATGAACTGGACCAGAAGATCCGGAACACGTTTGTGCCCGCTTGGCAAAGCGCACAGGAAGGCAGCTATTCGTTATGGCTGACCTATCCCAGCGGAGCACTGGCTTACATTATCCTGACAGACCAGTTTCCCCGAAATATGTTCCGGGGAAGCGCAAAAGCCTTCGCGACGGATCGTCCCGCGCTGGCCGCGGCGAAATCCGCAATCGATAAAGGCTGGGACATGCGGATTGATGAGCCGGCACGGCAGTTTTTCTATCTGCCCCTCATGCATTCCGAAAACCTGTGCGATCAGGAACGCTGCGTGCGTCTGATGTGCGAGCGGATGCCGGAATTCGGCAAATCGAACCTTTTGCACGCACGCGCGCATCGCGAGGTGATCCGCCTTTTCGGCCGCTTCCCGTACCGGAACGACGCGCTGTCGCGCGCCCATACCGCGGGAGAGCTGGCTTACGTGAATGCCGGTGGTTACGGTCAGACCGTGCAGGATCTGCAACGGGCTGTCTGA